The genomic DNA ACAACCAGTTTGCCTTTTATAATCCCCACGTCCAAGCGTTTAATACTATTATCCTTGTAAAATATCCTCATCTGAAGCTGGTACACTACTTTATTTGAAAGCGGCGCTTTGGTGGTCAATCCAACCCATAGTGCGTCATTATACCTGAATACCCGCAAATCACCCAAATCTGCACTTTTATATATCTCCTGGCTAAACATGCCATCAATGCTTTTTGCAGCTATATAATCATTAGTCTTATCCAACACATCCAGTGATGGTAACTTATAAATCAAGGGTATGCTGACCCTGGGCACATACCCAAACAATTCGCTCTTCCTGACAAAAGCCATCAAGAAGGGCTGCATTATCTCAATCTGCGTCCTATATTGTAACAGAGCCTTTTTCTTAAAACTTATCTCATCCTGACTCAACTGGAATCTCTGCCATCTTTCCCATTTAAGGTCTACCGGCGGGTTTTCATCCAGCGTAGTAACTGCCATCCAAGGTACAGGCCATTGTGGATGGTGAACAAGATACGTGTGCTCCCTTATATGGTATTTTTGCTGTAATATGGTATAAACCACAAAATTGCTGACAGCCCAGTGGTCAGGATTGGTGTCGTTAGGATCTGGATAAAAAATATCCGTAGGCTTAAAACTATTTACTACCGATGAAAATGCATCAAAGACATTTTGCCCCGTATACTCTATTCCAGGTCTATACACATTTACCTTATACGGTGAACGATAAACCCATACGCCACCACTTCTGCGCGGAGTATTCCAGAAATCATCCCACAAAAACCTTAAACTGCCGTCGGCAAATCCTAAAAATATCAAATCTTTTCTAGGCAATCCCAGTGTTTCCATAGCATCAATACTCTCTTTTTGCCTTTGTACTCCTAACCTGTAAAAATCCTCATTGGTAGGGTGCAATCGTTTCGAAAAATTTATAGCTGCGCGCTTGTAGCTCTCTCCTGACGTAAAAATAACTACTTTAACCGGTATATGCATCTTCAAAGCCTCT from Caldanaerobius fijiensis DSM 17918 includes the following:
- a CDS encoding PIG-L deacetylase family protein; the encoded protein is MLQNMKKYIYILVGLLLAFIILFNVMNFGSVIANIAQKTDVPTFDYPGSRIMIVAPHPDDESIGAAGVIREALKMHIPVKVVIFTSGESYKRAAINFSKRLHPTNEDFYRLGVQRQKESIDAMETLGLPRKDLIFLGFADGSLRFLWDDFWNTPRRSGGVWVYRSPYKVNVYRPGIEYTGQNVFDAFSSVVNSFKPTDIFYPDPNDTNPDHWAVSNFVVYTILQQKYHIREHTYLVHHPQWPVPWMAVTTLDENPPVDLKWERWQRFQLSQDEISFKKKALLQYRTQIEIMQPFLMAFVRKSELFGYVPRVSIPLIYKLPSLDVLDKTNDYIAAKSIDGMFSQEIYKSADLGDLRVFRYNDALWVGLTTKAPLSNKVVYQLQMRIFYKDNSIKRLDVGIIKGKLVVYHRASNSITDWNIVNMRKFKRNMWYEIKLPEEEKIDYIFMGSQALYRGRLISRIPWKVYNYNINDEFGDVI